A window from Kwoniella newhampshirensis strain CBS 13917 chromosome 3, whole genome shotgun sequence encodes these proteins:
- a CDS encoding ATP-dependent (S)-NAD(P)H-hydrate dehydratase gives MALKQHAHLMSLIKTMIPPLSGKLHKGQAGRIGVLGGSGDYSGAPYFSAMGAMRFGADLAHVICEPAAGAVIKTYSPDLIVHAILAEGRSMDDIRTDLKSIMARLHVLVIGPGLGRSEHMQSCAKVAFELAKDMEQMGVVVDADGLWLVQNEPHVVMNWSGVPRVILTPNVMEFKRLCETMKIDAKAAPETLCPKLAVALGNATVVQKGGSDIISNGIEIPPALLAGGQADAGKKDILEGSVEGGLKRVGGQGDILSGSTGVLMAWGSEWVRGSYEHVGHPPPKDKAIAENIPLLAAYGASTFNRTASKRGFEKKGRSMVTGDLVDIVGDVYTEVFGKPDVK, from the exons ATGGCGTTGAAACAACATGCTCATCTCATGTCACTCATCAAGACGATGATCCCTCCCCTTTCAGGCAAACTTCACAAAGGTCAagctg GACGTATCGGTGTCCTTGGAGGGTCCGGAGA TTACTCTGGCGCTCCGTACTTCTCCGCGATGGGAGCGATGCGATTCGGCGCTGATCTTGCTCATGTGATCTGCGAGCCGGCAGCCGGAGCTGTCATCAAGACGTA CTCTCCCGACCTTATCGTTCATGCTATTCTTGCCGAGGGAAGAAGTATGGACGACATCAGGACAGACTTGAAGTCCATCATGGCCAGACTG CACGTTCTCGTTATCGGACCCGGTCTTGGTCGATCAGAGCACATGCAAAGCTGTGCCAAGGTCGCTTTCGAATTGGCGAAAGACATGGAGCAAATGGGTGTCGTCGTTGATGCGGACGGACTGTGGCTCGTTCAA AACGAGCCTCATGTCGTCATGAACTGGTCTGGTGTTCCGAGAGTCATCCTAACGCCTAATGTCATGGAGTTCAAGCGTTTATGTGAGACTATG AAAATCGACGCTAAAGCAGCACCCGAAACACTCTGTCCCAAACTAGCCGTAGCTCTAGGTAATGCCACCGTCGTCCAAAAAGGCGGATCAGACATAATCTCCAACGGAATCGAGATCCCTCCGGCTCTTCTTGCAGGTGGACAGGCAGACGCTGGCAAGAAGGATATCCTGGAAGGCTCGGTGGAAGGCGGACTGAAGAGAGTAGGAGGTCAGGGTGATATCCTGAGTGGGAGCACGGGTGTGTTGATGGCTTGGGGAAGTGAATGGGTCAGAGGGAGCTACGA GCACGTTGGCCACCCACCTCCAAAAGACAAAGCTATTGCAGAAAACATCCCTCTACTCGCGGCATATGGCGCATCAACGTTCAACCGGACTGCTTCCAAGAGAGGcttcgagaagaaaggcaGAAGTATGGTCACTGGTGATCTCGTAGATATCGTTGGAGACGTTTACACCGAGGTGTTTGGGAAACCAGATGTCAAATGA
- a CDS encoding lipoyl synthase, mitochondrial, whose amino-acid sequence MLVSIAHASSSSRRLVLPAVRQFATATSSPSTPVPAPPKRRFEKLDDGLTFDDFVSGEEIPSASERVVLGNTKQPRLPSFLKHPIPTGASYSAIKKDLRGLGLHTVCEEAKCPNIGDCWGGGKGAATATIMLMGDTCTRGCRFCSVKTSRAPSPLDIHEPENTAEAISRWGLGYIVLTSVDRDDLVDGGAAHIASTISKIKQKAPSILVEALTPDFANKDVSTIRQVATSGLDVFAHNVETVERCTPFVRDRRAGFNQSLRVLEEAKKAAKEAGKELLTKTSIMLGVGEMEEEIHETLRRLRQSDVDVVTFGQYMRPTKKHMKVDRYVQPEEFAKWKEVAEGMGFLYVASGPLVRSSYKAGEFFIENVLKKRRAEAAQRAARFVATQGEATVSQAEVKA is encoded by the exons ATGCTCGTCTCCATCGCCCATGCTAGCTCTTCGTCGCGTCGTCTCGTTCTCCCTGCCGTGAGACAGTTCGCCACCGcgacatcatcaccttctACCCCTGTCCCTGCACCGCCCAAGAGACGATTCGAGAAATTGGACGATGGATTGACTTTTGACGATTTTGTGtctggagaagagattCCTTCAGCTAGTGAGAGAGTAGTGCTGGGCAATACCAAGCA ACCACGATTACCATCATTCCTGAAACATCCCATTCCGACAGGCGCATCATACAGCGCGATAAAGAAAGATCTCCGAGGTCTCGGCCTGCATACAGTGTGTGAAGAGGCCAAATGTCCGAATATCGGTGATTGCTGGGGAGGTGGTAAAGGCGCTGCTACAGCAACCATCATG CTTATGGGAGATACATGTACCCGAGGATGTCGATTTTGCTCGGTCAAGACATCGCGAGCTCCTTCACCTTTGGACATACACGAGCCTGAGAACACAGCAGAGGCGATCAGTCGTTGGGGTCTGGGTTATATCGTTTTGACCAGTGTAGACCGTGATG atctcgtcgacgGAGGAGCAGCACATATCGCATCAACAATCTCGAAAATCAAACAGAAGGCACCTTCAATTTTGGTCGAAGCTCTCACGCCCGATTTCGCCAACAAAGATGTGTCGACGATTCGTCAAGTGGCCACCTCTGGTCTCGACGTCTTCGCGCACAACGTCGAGACCGTCGAGAGGTGTACACCGTTTGTAAGAGATAGGAGAGCGGGATTCAATCAGAGTCTGAGGGTATTGGAGGAGGCCAAGAAGGCGGCGAAAGAGGCTGGGAAGGAATTGTTAACGAAGACGAGTATCATGTTAGGtgtgggagagatggaagaggagattcATGAGACTTTGAGGC GGTTGAGACAATCGGATGTTGACGTTGTCACTTTCGGTCAATATATGCGACCTACAAAGAAGCACATGAAGGTTGATCGATATGTTCAGCCTGAGGAGTTTGCAaagtggaaggaggtggcAGAGGGTATGGGCTTCTTATATGTCGCCAGTGGACCTCTGGTCAGGTCAAGttacaag GCCGGAGAATTCTTCATTGAGAATGTGCTCAAGAAGCGAAGAGCGGAAGCGGCGCAAAGAGCGGCGAGATTCGTTGCGACCCAGGGCGAAGCTACTGTTTCCCAAGCTGAGGTCAAGGCATAA